From a single Clupea harengus chromosome 24, Ch_v2.0.2, whole genome shotgun sequence genomic region:
- the si:ch211-114l13.9 gene encoding uncharacterized protein si:ch211-114l13.9, protein MTTVTKKEVLRDCLDELTGAEFKRFKSTLLDQGRIPKGKLEKADTDDTVDLMVEAHSTGVGDVVLTILKKMNHNQLAKDLEKRLGELGGQECSPGQTPGAGGGGGVNVNATAHSGGKVNAPVMTGCNITGPLTFNS, encoded by the exons ATGACCACAGTGACCAAGAAGGAAGTGCTGAGGGACTGTCTGGATGAGCTCACGGGGGCGGAGTTCAAGAGGTTTAAGAGCACCCTTCTGGACCAGGGCCGAATCCCAAAGGGAAAGCTGGAGAAGGCTGACACAGACGACACTGTGGACTTGATGGTGGAGGCACACAGCACGGGAGTCGGGGACGTAGTGTTGACCATCTTGAAGAAGATGAACCACAACCAGTTGGCCAAGGACTTGGAGAAACGTCTGGGAGAAT tGGGAGGCCAGGAGTGTTCCCCAGGTCAGACCCCAGGGgctggagggggtggaggggtcaaTGTGAACGCCACAGCTCATTCTGGAGGGAAAGTGAACGCCCCAGTCATGACCGGCTGCAACATCACTGGTCCCCTCACCTTCAACTCATAA